The DNA window GACACGCAGCTTCGCGTCCAGGTTGGACAGCGGCTCGTCCATGAGGAAGACCTTCGGCTCCCGGACGATCGCGCGGCCCATCGCGACCCGCTGGCGCTGACCACCGGAGAGCGCCTTCGGCTTGCGGTCGAGGAACTCTTCCAGGCCGAGCAGCTGGGCGGCCTCACGTACCTTCTTGAGGCGCTGGTCCTTGGCGACACCCTGCATCTTGAGCGCGAAGCCCATGTTCTCCGCGACGCTCATGTGCGGGTAGAGCGCGTAGTTCTGGAACACCATCGCGATGTCCCGGTCCTTCGGCGGCAGGTGCGTGACGTCGCGCTCGCCGATCCGTACCGCGCCGTCGTTGATCTCCTCCAGGCCCGCGAGCATGCGCAGGGACGTGGACTTGCCACATCCGGAGGGGCCTACCAGGACCATGAACTCGCCGTCGTTGATCTCGAGATCGAGCTTGTCGACGGCCGGCTTGTCGGAACCTGGATAGGTCCTCGACGCCTTGTCGAACGTGACTGTTGCCATGCTGTAGCCATCCCTTCACCGGCAGGAACGTGCCGGACGGTCCGAGCAAAGGGCTCTGTTTCCGCGTGACCCGTGTGGGTCCACAGTGTTAACGCATTGTGTCGTGAGATCGCTCCCATGTCACGGCTGGGGCCGAACCCGGTCGCTACGTTTTGACTCAGTCGTGACGTGTTTCTGACGTGCTTTGCCCGAACCTTGCTGACTTTGCGGCAGGATTGCGGTTGTGAAGCGGGCGCGTCTTGCCGACATCGCGGCTCAGGCCGGAGTCTCGGAGGCCACGGTCTCGCGGGTGCTGAACGGACGTTCCGGCGTCAGTGCGGCGACCGGCCAGGCGGTGCTGACGGCTTTGGACGTGCTCGGGTACGAGCGTCCGCTGAGGTTGCGCCAGCGCTCGGCGGGGCTCGTGGGGCTGGTCGTACCGGAGCTCGACAACCCGATCTTTCCGGCGTTCGCGCAGGTCATCGAGACCGCGTGCGCGCAGCACGGCTACACGCCGGTGCTGTGCACTCAGACGCCGGGCGGGGTGTCGGAGGACGAGTACGTCGAGATGCTGCTCGACCGGGGCGTGTCGGGGATCGTGTTCGTGTCAGGGCTGCACTCCGACGTTCACACCGATGTCGCGCGCTACCAGAAGCTGACGGGGCGGCGGCTGCCGATCGTTTTCGTGAACGGGTACGTGGAGGCCGTGTCGGCGCCGTTCGTGTCGAACGACGACACGGTGGCGATCGAGCTGGCGGTCGGACATCTGTCGTCGTTGGGGCATCGGCGGATCGGCTTCGCCTGTGGGCCGGATCGGTACACGCCGGTGCGGCGGAAGCTCGCGGCGTTCCGGTCCGCTGTGGGTGCTGGGGCCGACGACTTCGTGGAGATGTCGCTGTTCTCCGTGGAGGGTGGGCAGGCGGCGGCCGTTCGACTGCTGTCCAAGGGCGTGACGGGAATCGTGTGCGGGTCGGACCTGATGGCTCTCGGGGCTGTGTTGGCTGTGCGGCAGCGCGGGTTGTCGGTGCCTGGCGACGTGTCGGTGGTGGGGTACGACGACTCGCCTTTGATCGCGTTCACCGATCCCCCGTTGACGACGGTGCGGCAGCCGGTGCACGCGATGGGGATGGCGGCTGTGCGG is part of the Tenggerimyces flavus genome and encodes:
- a CDS encoding LacI family DNA-binding transcriptional regulator is translated as MKRARLADIAAQAGVSEATVSRVLNGRSGVSAATGQAVLTALDVLGYERPLRLRQRSAGLVGLVVPELDNPIFPAFAQVIETACAQHGYTPVLCTQTPGGVSEDEYVEMLLDRGVSGIVFVSGLHSDVHTDVARYQKLTGRRLPIVFVNGYVEAVSAPFVSNDDTVAIELAVGHLSSLGHRRIGFACGPDRYTPVRRKLAAFRSAVGAGADDFVEMSLFSVEGGQAAAVRLLSKGVTGIVCGSDLMALGAVLAVRQRGLSVPGDVSVVGYDDSPLIAFTDPPLTTVRQPVHAMGMAAVRALIDEINGQGAPHAEYVFRPELIVRGSTGSASR